The Deinococcus budaensis genome includes a window with the following:
- a CDS encoding TetR/AcrR family transcriptional regulator, whose product MGRWGPDARGRLEAAALELYTERGYEQTTVAEIAGRAGLTERTFFRHFADKREVLFGGSTRLQDLVVGAVERAPDTPAPLEAVVRGLEEAGAFFQQNVGRLRRRQAVIDANAELQARELSKFAALASALRGALLRRGVADPAAGLTAEAGIVVFKTAFERWLGETGQRDWSSLLRESLDDLKAVVAGDEAQADPP is encoded by the coding sequence ATGGGTCGGTGGGGACCAGATGCGCGCGGTCGCCTGGAGGCGGCGGCGCTGGAGCTGTACACCGAGCGCGGCTACGAGCAGACCACGGTGGCCGAGATCGCCGGGCGGGCGGGGCTGACCGAGCGGACATTTTTCCGGCACTTCGCCGACAAGCGCGAGGTGCTGTTCGGGGGGTCGACCCGTCTTCAGGACCTCGTTGTCGGCGCGGTCGAACGTGCACCGGACACCCCGGCGCCCCTCGAGGCCGTCGTCAGGGGGCTGGAGGAGGCGGGCGCCTTTTTCCAGCAGAACGTCGGGCGGTTGAGGCGGCGCCAGGCAGTGATCGACGCGAACGCGGAGCTTCAGGCGCGCGAGCTGAGCAAGTTCGCGGCGCTCGCCTCGGCGCTTCGGGGCGCCCTGCTCCGGCGGGGGGTTGCCGATCCGGCAGCGGGCCTGACCGCCGAGGCCGGGATCGTGGTCTTCAAAACGGCGTTCGAGCGCTGGCTGGGTGAGACCGGCCAGCGGGACTGGTCGTCACTCCTTCGTGAGTCGCTCGACGACCTCAAAGCCGTCGTGGCCGGTGACGAGGCTCAAGCGGACCCGCCGTAG
- a CDS encoding class I SAM-dependent methyltransferase has protein sequence MNERTGDRCSAPTTAQAYWEQRYQDHPRPWTGRPNAILARWVEPLTPGTALDLGCSEGNSAVWLAGQGWQVTGVDISATALERAARHAADAGVSARTHFEQHDLERSFPAGQFDLVYALYLQSPVAFPRDAVLRRAADAVRPGGLLLVIEHASAPSWVREPKVEYPTAQEALDAIGLDPKGWDLIFLGTPERAVTETTSPDGQPGTIKDNIIAMRRLEP, from the coding sequence ATGAACGAGCGAACAGGCGACCGCTGCTCCGCCCCGACCACCGCCCAGGCGTACTGGGAGCAGCGGTACCAGGACCACCCTCGCCCCTGGACCGGGCGCCCCAACGCCATCCTGGCGCGGTGGGTGGAGCCGCTCACGCCGGGCACCGCCCTGGACCTGGGGTGCAGCGAGGGCAACAGCGCCGTCTGGCTGGCCGGGCAGGGCTGGCAGGTCACCGGCGTGGACATCTCGGCGACCGCCCTGGAACGCGCCGCCCGCCACGCCGCCGACGCGGGGGTGAGCGCCCGCACCCACTTCGAGCAGCACGACCTGGAGAGGAGCTTTCCGGCGGGGCAATTCGACCTGGTGTACGCGCTCTACCTGCAATCGCCCGTGGCCTTTCCTCGGGACGCGGTGCTGCGGCGGGCGGCGGACGCGGTGCGGCCCGGCGGTCTGCTGCTGGTGATCGAGCACGCCTCGGCGCCCTCCTGGGTACGGGAGCCGAAGGTCGAGTACCCCACCGCGCAGGAAGCCCTCGACGCCATCGGCCTCGACCCCAAGGGGTGGGACCTCATCTTTCTGGGAACTCCGGAACGTGCCGTGACCGAAACGACCAGCCCGGACGGTCAGCCGGGCACGATCAAGGACAACATCATCGCCATGAGGCGACTGGAGCCTTGA
- a CDS encoding NAD(P)/FAD-dependent oxidoreductase: protein MGYDALIIGGSYAGLSGAMQIARSGRPVCIVDGGRPRNRFAAHSHGFFGQDGQAPHQMIAQARADLAAYPNVTFEDALATGARQEAEGFAVSLASGETLHARKLLLAYGVVDLLPDLPGVAERWGQTVLHCPYCHGYEVRGRRLGVLSVMPQSTHQALLISDWGPVTFFLNGQPQPDAVTRAKFAERGIAVEPAPILGLEGTAPALEGVRLTDGRLVPLSALFLASRIRPASDLAEQLGCAFVDGPQGPLLQTDAGKQTSVPGVYAAGDLTPGTGNASMAAADGVVAGASLHQSLIFGPLSALEQVALD from the coding sequence ATGGGCTATGACGCCTTGATCATCGGCGGCAGCTACGCCGGGCTGTCCGGCGCGATGCAGATCGCCCGCAGTGGCCGCCCCGTCTGCATCGTGGACGGCGGGAGACCCCGCAACCGCTTCGCCGCCCACTCGCACGGCTTTTTCGGTCAGGACGGGCAGGCCCCCCACCAGATGATCGCCCAGGCCCGCGCCGATCTCGCCGCCTACCCGAACGTGACATTCGAGGACGCTCTGGCAACAGGAGCACGGCAGGAGGCGGAGGGCTTTGCCGTCAGCCTCGCGTCCGGTGAGACTCTGCACGCGCGGAAGCTGCTGCTGGCTTACGGAGTCGTGGACCTGCTCCCGGACCTGCCCGGCGTGGCCGAACGCTGGGGGCAGACCGTGCTGCACTGCCCGTACTGCCACGGCTACGAGGTCCGGGGCCGAAGGCTGGGCGTGCTGAGCGTCATGCCCCAGTCCACCCACCAGGCGCTCCTGATCTCGGACTGGGGTCCCGTGACCTTTTTCCTGAATGGGCAGCCGCAACCGGACGCCGTGACGCGGGCGAAGTTCGCCGAACGTGGCATTGCGGTCGAACCCGCGCCCATCCTGGGCCTGGAGGGCACCGCCCCCGCGCTGGAGGGCGTGCGCCTGACGGATGGTCGCCTCGTCCCCTTGAGCGCCCTGTTTCTGGCGTCCCGCATCCGTCCGGCGAGCGATCTGGCCGAGCAACTGGGGTGCGCCTTCGTGGACGGGCCGCAGGGACCGCTGCTTCAGACGGACGCGGGCAAACAGACCAGCGTGCCGGGCGTCTATGCGGCGGGCGATCTCACGCCGGGCACCGGCAACGCCTCCATGGCGGCCGCCGACGGGGTGGTTGCCGGAGCCTCGCTGCACCAGTCGCTGATCTTCGGGCCGCTCTCGGCACTGGAGCAGGTCGCCCTGGACTGA
- a CDS encoding Rrf2 family transcriptional regulator, with protein MSLDSRLSSVLHLLLHLMESQRAIPSERLATALNSNPVVVRRTMAGLRDAGLVTSEKGHGGGWRLACDPDPTTLFDVYRALGSPTLFAIGNRSQNPTCLIEQAVNAALDDTLQQAGALIAARLQTLTLAALASDFESRRQRSLCAPQENPHGL; from the coding sequence ATGAGTTTGGACAGCCGCCTCTCGAGCGTGCTCCACCTGCTGCTGCACCTGATGGAGTCCCAAAGGGCCATCCCCTCCGAGCGGCTGGCCACCGCCCTCAACAGCAATCCAGTCGTCGTGCGGCGCACGATGGCCGGACTGCGCGACGCGGGTCTCGTGACCTCCGAAAAGGGGCATGGGGGGGGCTGGCGCCTCGCCTGCGACCCTGACCCGACGACCCTCTTCGACGTGTACCGGGCGCTCGGGTCCCCCACGCTCTTTGCCATCGGCAACCGCTCCCAGAACCCGACCTGCCTGATCGAACAGGCCGTCAACGCGGCCCTGGACGACACCTTGCAGCAGGCGGGGGCCTTGATCGCCGCGCGGCTTCAGACCCTGACGCTGGCGGCCCTGGCGAGCGACTTCGAGTCCCGCCGTCAACGCTCTCTCTGCGCTCCCCAGGAGAACCCCCATGGGCTATGA
- a CDS encoding alpha/beta fold hydrolase produces the protein MSHRPRRPLFLAALSATLLGTALAGGSTAPQQMGDLDVNGARIHYVSQGSGTPMLLLHGYPLSGELFSRNRDALAAAGYRVITIDHRGYGRSTAPASDPGSLATYAQDALAVMDQLNVPRAIIGGMSMGGPIAFEMYRRAPERFLGLILIDTIANPASLVEQNLWKGMAQKAAQFGPQSLAPELLKDMLTGQTRVTRRADVTFLTDIVKQASVAADVAGANVLATRPDSIPTLKTITVPTLIIEGLEDTVYPVEFSQKMQQNIAGSKLVILPGAAHAAIFEKASAANTAILNWARANNLR, from the coding sequence ATGTCGCACCGTCCCCGCCGTCCCCTTTTCCTCGCCGCCCTCAGCGCCACCTTGCTCGGCACCGCCCTGGCCGGGGGCAGCACCGCTCCCCAGCAGATGGGGGACCTTGACGTCAACGGCGCCCGCATCCATTACGTCTCGCAGGGCAGCGGCACCCCCATGCTCCTGCTGCACGGCTACCCCCTCAGCGGTGAACTGTTTTCCCGCAACCGTGACGCCCTCGCCGCCGCCGGGTACCGCGTGATCACCATCGACCACCGGGGCTACGGCCGCAGCACCGCGCCCGCCAGCGATCCCGGCAGCCTGGCGACCTACGCGCAGGACGCCCTCGCGGTGATGGACCAGCTGAACGTTCCCAGGGCCATCATCGGCGGCATGAGCATGGGTGGTCCCATCGCCTTCGAGATGTACCGCCGCGCGCCCGAGCGCTTCCTGGGGCTGATCCTGATCGACACCATCGCCAACCCGGCGAGCCTCGTGGAGCAAAACCTCTGGAAGGGCATGGCGCAGAAGGCGGCCCAGTTCGGCCCGCAGTCCCTGGCGCCCGAACTCCTCAAGGACATGCTGACCGGACAGACCCGCGTGACCCGCAGGGCCGACGTGACGTTCCTGACCGACATCGTCAAGCAGGCCAGCGTGGCGGCCGACGTGGCCGGGGCGAACGTGCTGGCGACCCGGCCCGACTCCATCCCGACCCTGAAGACCATCACGGTGCCGACGCTGATCATCGAGGGGCTGGAGGACACCGTCTACCCGGTCGAGTTCAGCCAGAAGATGCAGCAGAACATCGCGGGGAGCAAGCTGGTGATTCTCCCCGGCGCCGCCCACGCCGCCATCTTCGAGAAGGCGAGCGCGGCCAATACGGCGATCCTGAATTGGGCGCGGGCCAACAACCTGCGGTGA
- a CDS encoding TetR/AcrR family transcriptional regulator, whose protein sequence is MPSKREQIVAVALRLYREGGVAGTTLKDVAAAAGLPVGNLYYYFRTRDDLVRAALQACEGELSDLLARLSPLPPRAWFGAYFDWLLADPAGAARFGCPFGTLAGELRALGDPAAAQAAQTVALYLGAVRERTVALGRPLSDADDLFLAVQGAYTVARALNDPGFFRQGVERLRAAAPQLRSQGDLAP, encoded by the coding sequence ATGCCGAGCAAACGGGAACAGATCGTCGCGGTGGCGCTGCGGCTCTACCGCGAAGGCGGGGTGGCAGGGACAACCCTCAAGGACGTCGCTGCGGCCGCTGGCTTGCCCGTGGGGAACCTGTACTACTACTTCCGAACGCGGGACGACCTCGTGCGGGCGGCGCTGCAAGCCTGCGAGGGGGAGCTGAGCGACCTGCTCGCCCGGCTGTCACCCCTGCCTCCCCGCGCCTGGTTCGGGGCGTACTTCGACTGGCTGCTGGCGGACCCGGCGGGCGCGGCGCGCTTCGGTTGCCCCTTCGGCACACTGGCCGGGGAACTCCGCGCCCTGGGAGATCCGGCAGCGGCGCAGGCGGCGCAGACGGTGGCGCTCTACCTGGGTGCTGTGCGCGAGCGGACGGTGGCGCTGGGCCGGCCGCTGTCAGACGCCGACGACCTGTTTCTTGCCGTGCAAGGGGCCTACACGGTAGCCCGCGCCTTGAACGACCCCGGGTTCTTCCGGCAGGGCGTAGAGCGGCTGCGGGCGGCAGCGCCCCAGCTGCGCTCCCAGGGCGACCTCGCCCCTTGA
- a CDS encoding LacI family DNA-binding transcriptional regulator → MAPPISTVTLADVARVAGVSKMTVSNVINNKAAMSGETRQRVRRAIEETGYVVNPAARVLAGGRMNIIGVIVPRLNWPYVTEIIQSASAAAEAAGFDLAIFTTADDARIGRERAQLLRTLADGVLLVIPSAGEHQVFQNAVPVVTLGGPGPYTVETDNQAGGRLAAQHLIDLGHRRIAHVRGLISDLRGDAGQRLQGFHDALRGAGLAVPAAYLQDGAFTEEGGEQAAERLLRLSTPPSAIFAANDRSAIGVLKAAARLGVRVPHDLSVVGFDDIHAATLTDPPLTTVRQPLERMGEAAAQMLIGLMRQTAPPDPHVHFPASLIVRGTTGSPRPLRRKAGRGAS, encoded by the coding sequence GTGGCCCCACCGATCTCAACCGTCACGCTGGCGGACGTCGCGCGGGTGGCGGGCGTCTCGAAGATGACCGTTTCCAACGTGATCAACAACAAAGCGGCCATGTCCGGGGAAACGCGGCAGCGGGTGCGCCGGGCGATCGAGGAAACCGGTTACGTGGTGAACCCGGCGGCGCGCGTGCTGGCGGGCGGGCGCATGAACATCATCGGGGTGATCGTTCCCCGGTTGAACTGGCCTTACGTCACGGAGATCATCCAGAGCGCCAGCGCCGCCGCCGAGGCGGCCGGATTCGACCTGGCGATCTTCACGACGGCGGACGATGCCCGCATCGGGCGTGAGCGGGCGCAGCTGCTCCGCACGCTGGCCGACGGGGTGCTGCTGGTGATTCCCAGCGCCGGGGAGCACCAGGTCTTTCAGAACGCCGTGCCGGTCGTCACGCTGGGCGGCCCCGGCCCCTACACGGTCGAGACGGACAACCAGGCGGGGGGCCGCCTGGCGGCGCAGCACCTGATCGATCTGGGTCACCGGCGCATCGCCCACGTCCGGGGGTTGATCAGCGACCTGCGCGGCGACGCGGGTCAGCGGCTCCAGGGCTTCCACGACGCCCTGCGCGGCGCGGGGCTGGCCGTGCCCGCCGCGTACCTGCAAGACGGGGCCTTTACCGAGGAGGGAGGAGAGCAGGCCGCCGAGCGACTGCTGCGCCTCTCCACGCCCCCCAGCGCCATCTTCGCCGCAAACGACCGCTCCGCTATCGGTGTGCTGAAGGCGGCCGCGCGTCTGGGGGTGCGCGTTCCGCACGACCTCTCGGTCGTCGGTTTCGACGATATTCACGCGGCCACCCTGACCGACCCGCCCCTGACCACCGTCCGTCAGCCCCTGGAGCGGATGGGCGAGGCGGCCGCGCAGATGCTGATCGGCCTGATGCGTCAGACCGCGCCCCCCGATCCCCACGTCCACTTCCCGGCCAGCCTGATCGTGCGGGGAACCACCGGGTCCCCGCGACCGCTGCGGCGCAAGGCGGGACGTGGGGCGAGCTGA
- a CDS encoding glycosyl hydrolase family 28-related protein: protein MNVTVFDPSMPISQIQAALDAAHARQVDNEMGRERYAFLFKPGTYGTATQPLQIKVGYYTEVSGLGASPGDVIINGKVEVYNRCLGDGGTSNCIALNNFWRTASNLTIDINALGQDGCRASANFWAVSQATSLRRVEVRGGNLSLMDYCTAGPQFASGGFLADSKLPFVINGSQQQWLTRNSEIGEWSNGVWNQVFAGVEGAPGEAGFPTPPYTTLDTTPLSREKPYLFVDARGSYQVRVPSARRHTRGLSWNGGETPGRTLPLSEFFVARPSDSAQVINAQLARGMNLLLTPGIYDIAQSLSVKRAGTVVLGLGHATLTAVGGQAALEVADVPGVVIAGVTIDAGPVLSPVLSPVLLRVGKKNGNNGVRKNDPANPTTLSDVYFRVGGPHIGKADISLEVNSDNVLIDHTWVWRADHGTEGFSGDTERWNTNIGRNGAVINGDNVTATGLFVEHFQQYNTIWNGENGTVILYQNELPYDPPTQADWMNGGVEGWAGYRVGADVKTHQLYGGGVYVFNQNNPAIHTENGFEVPRTPGVRLHHIMTVNLGAGTIDHVVNGVGGPADTTRTGLPVYVTDYPAP from the coding sequence ATGAACGTGACCGTCTTCGATCCCAGCATGCCGATCAGCCAGATTCAGGCCGCGCTCGACGCGGCGCACGCGCGGCAGGTGGACAACGAGATGGGCCGCGAGCGGTACGCCTTTCTCTTCAAGCCGGGCACCTACGGCACCGCCACCCAGCCGCTTCAGATCAAGGTCGGCTACTACACCGAAGTTTCCGGGCTGGGCGCGTCCCCCGGTGACGTGATCATCAACGGCAAGGTCGAGGTCTACAACCGCTGCCTGGGGGACGGCGGCACCAGCAACTGCATCGCCCTGAACAACTTCTGGCGCACGGCGTCCAACCTGACCATCGACATCAACGCGCTGGGCCAGGACGGTTGCCGCGCCTCGGCCAACTTCTGGGCGGTGTCGCAGGCAACCTCGCTGCGCCGGGTGGAGGTGCGTGGCGGCAACCTGTCGCTGATGGACTACTGCACCGCCGGGCCGCAGTTCGCCAGCGGAGGCTTTCTGGCCGACAGCAAGCTGCCCTTCGTCATCAACGGCTCGCAGCAGCAGTGGCTGACACGCAACAGCGAGATCGGCGAATGGTCGAACGGCGTGTGGAACCAGGTGTTCGCCGGAGTCGAGGGCGCTCCGGGCGAGGCGGGATTTCCCACGCCGCCCTACACCACGCTGGACACCACGCCGCTCAGCCGTGAGAAGCCGTACCTGTTCGTCGACGCCCGGGGCAGCTATCAGGTGCGTGTGCCTTCTGCCCGGAGGCACACCCGGGGCCTTTCCTGGAACGGCGGCGAGACGCCGGGCCGCACCCTGCCGCTCAGCGAGTTCTTCGTCGCCAGGCCGTCGGACTCCGCGCAGGTCATCAATGCCCAGCTGGCCCGGGGGATGAATCTGCTGCTCACGCCCGGCATCTACGACATCGCCCAGAGCCTCTCGGTCAAGCGCGCGGGGACGGTGGTGCTGGGCCTCGGCCACGCGACGCTGACCGCCGTGGGAGGCCAGGCGGCGCTGGAGGTCGCGGACGTGCCCGGCGTCGTGATCGCGGGCGTGACCATCGACGCGGGGCCGGTGCTGTCGCCGGTGCTGTCGCCGGTGCTGCTGCGGGTGGGCAAGAAGAACGGCAACAACGGCGTCCGCAAGAACGATCCGGCCAACCCGACCACGCTGAGCGACGTGTATTTCCGGGTGGGCGGACCGCACATCGGCAAGGCGGACATCAGCCTGGAGGTCAACAGCGACAACGTGCTGATCGACCACACCTGGGTCTGGCGGGCCGACCACGGCACCGAGGGGTTTTCCGGGGACACCGAGCGCTGGAACACCAATATCGGGCGCAACGGCGCCGTCATCAACGGCGACAACGTGACGGCCACCGGCCTGTTCGTCGAGCACTTCCAGCAGTACAACACCATCTGGAACGGCGAGAACGGCACGGTGATCCTGTACCAGAACGAGCTGCCCTACGATCCACCCACCCAGGCCGACTGGATGAACGGCGGCGTGGAAGGCTGGGCCGGATACAGGGTCGGGGCCGACGTGAAGACCCACCAGCTCTACGGCGGCGGCGTCTACGTCTTTAACCAGAACAACCCGGCGATCCACACCGAGAACGGCTTCGAGGTTCCCCGGACGCCCGGTGTGAGGCTCCACCACATCATGACCGTGAACCTGGGCGCGGGCACCATCGACCACGTGGTCAATGGCGTGGGCGGTCCGGCCGACACCACCAGGACCGGCCTGCCCGTCTACGTCACCGATTACCCCGCGCCCTGA
- a CDS encoding TetR/AcrR family transcriptional regulator, translated as MPRPPADQPLLTPDRITTAALRMIDQDGADALSTRKLAAVLGVSSKAVYHYYATKDELLHAVYLSILDDLDLPEDSGGTWEEQLRRFAQSFRRLARRHPSFLTGFLGPHAPTARELDALDAFYTLLRRSGLPDALVLPTGQLLLTFLIGYLRAELGGTFQGDTYRARVAAAARQRARYRTLPDLPVPAEGDDATFDLALDLLIASLRGGAAAPARS; from the coding sequence ATGCCCAGACCTCCCGCCGACCAGCCCCTGCTGACCCCTGACCGCATCACCACGGCGGCGCTGCGGATGATCGACCAGGACGGCGCCGACGCCCTGAGCACCCGCAAACTCGCCGCCGTGCTGGGGGTGAGTTCCAAGGCGGTGTACCACTACTACGCCACCAAGGACGAGCTGCTGCATGCCGTCTACCTCAGCATCCTCGACGACCTCGACCTGCCCGAGGACAGCGGCGGCACCTGGGAGGAGCAGCTGCGCCGCTTCGCGCAGAGCTTTCGCCGCCTGGCGCGGCGTCACCCCAGCTTCCTCACCGGCTTCCTGGGACCGCACGCCCCCACGGCGCGTGAACTCGACGCCCTCGACGCCTTTTACACCCTGCTGCGCCGCTCCGGGCTTCCCGACGCGCTCGTCTTGCCCACCGGGCAACTGCTGCTCACGTTCCTGATCGGCTACCTGCGCGCCGAACTCGGCGGCACGTTCCAGGGCGACACGTACCGCGCGCGGGTGGCCGCCGCCGCGCGGCAGCGGGCGCGCTACCGGACCCTTCCGGACCTCCCGGTGCCCGCCGAGGGCGACGACGCGACGTTCGACCTCGCCCTCGACCTGCTGATCGCCAGCCTGCGGGGAGGTGCTGCCGCGCCCGCACGTTCCTGA